Proteins from a single region of Mus pahari chromosome 2, PAHARI_EIJ_v1.1, whole genome shotgun sequence:
- the Tmem60 gene encoding transmembrane protein 60, whose product MRMSLAQRVLLTWLFTLLFLIMLVLKLDEKAPWNWFLIFIPVWIFDTILLVMLIVKMAGRCKSGFDPRHGSHNIKKKAWYLIAMLLKLAFCLALCAKLEQFTTMNLSYVFIPLWALLAGALTELGYNVFFVRD is encoded by the coding sequence ATGAGAATGTCCTTGGCTCAGAGAGTACTCCTCACCTGGCTTTTCACACTGCTCTTCCTCATCATGTTGGTGTTGAAACTGGATGAGAAGGCCCCGTGGAATTGGTTCCTCATATTTATTCCAGTCTGGATATTTGACACTATCCTTCTTGTCATGCTGATTGTGAAAATGGCCGGACGGTGTAAGTCTGGCTTTGACCCCCGACATGGATCgcacaatattaaaaaaaaagcctggtACCTCATTGCAATGTTACTGAAGTTAGCCTTCTGCCTCGCACTGTGTGCTAAACTGGAACAGTTTACTACCATGAATCTTTCCTATGTCTTCATTCCTTTATGGGCCTTACTGGCTGGCGCTCTAACAGAACTTGGATATAATGTCTTTTTTGTGAGAGACTGA